TCATTGTTACTTCCAATGTTGGTTATTGagctgagtattctttgaactTTAGGTGATTTAGGGGAATGAGAATGGATCTTTGCCATGTCCCTTCTTGCTGTTCACTTCATTAAGGCCCAAGGGAATGAACTGATAGAGTGGGACCCAActtaaatattgagaataattCTGGAATGTCATTcatttacaaaaagaaaaggggataAATTCCATTCCCATTCTCATTCTTGGGTCCCTTACTCCCACTAAAttgttcatttatttcttttctttctacttgTTTTGGTTTTCACATCAGTTTGAATTTGAGTCTCATTTTATGAACCGGTATACAAAATCAATGACATCCTCCTCCTTCCAATTTCTATTCCGTAACTTTTAGAAGTTCAGCTCCCATTccacaatttttcttttcagtcaATACTGTTTCCATTTCACTTTGATTCTTATTCTCATTAAGTAGATGGGTCTTTAGTTCTCTTTGTTGACTCACAAATATTCAAGCAACTCTAACTAATCTCCTAATGTACtgtatttctatattttctaagCCTACAAACGtaatctaaatcatcaagaagGTATATAGACATTTTCTCTCCGAAGGAGCCAATGTGCCAGACGACACTCATCTTGTTAATTGTAgcaaatttcaataattccCTCTCTCAGTGCCAAGTGGATCGGAGCATAGAGAGCATTAAACAAAGATATTGAGCTCTTCTAGCAAAAATTCATAtgaaaaattgttgaaaaaaatgaatggatATCCCTCACAATGGGTGTGGATATAAACGTATGGGTGTGTTGATTTCTTCTTGAGTAGGGAAGGTGTGTGTGCACATTGTCACGGTCGTACTTCTTCAACTGTGCGGTGTcttgatcttgacacgctcatgaTAAGCCTTAAGGGTAACTCAAGCCCCATATTCATTTTTCGCTTTGCGGCTTTGTTGGACCTTGGGTGAAATTTGTCTTCACCAACCAAACATCacttgtgcggaatccaagtTTGTTTGGCCACACACGCCATTTGttcgtgcatgttcaatcgtctacTAACCAACAACGTCGCATACACGCCCATGCATCGTGATGTCATCCCATGTCTCGGGACAGCTCGACCATCTTGACTTGCTTGGACACATCCGTTGGGAATTGACCCATGTGTTGATCATCTCATCAGGACATCCTAAACATCCATCCACCCGGGTTCTTATCGAGCATTAGACTCTCCCGTGTCCATGCTAGACCATTTACGGCATCCATTTTGGATAGCGGGTGCATAATCCAGCCACTGACACACAAGCTAGGCCGCAATACCGGCACACCCGTGCCGTTCGGTAGTGTCATTGAAAAACCCATTTAAGGAAGTCGCCCGAGGCACTCGTCTCAAAATGCTCGCCCTCACTGTGACACACAcatgtgccacagggtagctcacttaggccacagggcctaggggtggtggagagctaacaccatgtctccccctatagtacattttgagacatttccAATTCTTCTTGAGTAGACATCATTTTGGCGAGTAGACATAGCCTCGTGCATGGTCCGTCGAGTATCCAATTGACACCGAATTTAGTgagttttcatctttcatatcaACGAACTTAATTCCTGGGCTGTATGTCGAAATTCATATCGAAACCCCAACTTCTGAGGTTATGGCCCGGGGCCCTACCCAGCCCTCTTCAAGCTCGTCTTCGACACTCATGTCGCCTCGTTCTCTCAAACTTTGCGTATGCCTCGACTGGCTTCAATGCACACtcttggtgtgttggatgatgcaccgtCCTCCTCGGTCGCATCATGGAACTTCTCAATCTTGGCTCTCATGTGGCCGGATGGGCGCCACTTGAGGTCGCCCCTTGTCTTTCTTGACGTATgggggtcacaacctactttctCGTAGTGGGGTTGTGACGCGATATACAAAAGTGTTTTTCTCACTGGTTGAAGTGGCTACTTTTACTTGCTGATTTCAACCTGAGTAATTTATGTGTGTGCAAAATTTGTAGTTTCATCCGATCTTTGAAGTTATCTGTACGCAAATGTTATGACTTCACTTTCAAATGGTTATCTGTGTTTGTTAAATTTTCTTCTGGAGCTTATGATACTAGTGTACTGAAACTAGAAACTGGAGAGACAGATCCTGTTCTTTTTGCTTTcaactttcatatttttcttctgtaatataaataaaaaatgtttatcaTTTCCCCATCTTCAGGTGGTCTTCCTTGTGAAGGGTCCAATTTACTTGGTTTGCATCAGCTGCACAGAAGAGCCTTATGAATCATTAAGAGGCCAGTTGGAACTTATATATGGTCAGGTAACCTTGGTTCTGCATGTAACCCAttgaaatatttcttcttGTCTTTAGTCTCTAGCATTCCTAAATGAATTGCTGCTTGTTTGTGCAATTGAGTGATCATCTTTCTTATTGTTTTCTTAAATtcttatgaatgaaatatttgtTTCTATCATGGTTTCTTCAcgtatttaatatattgtcATATGTGCATGCAGATGATACTTATTCTAACAAAGTCTGTAAATAGATGTTTTGAGAGAAATCCCAAGTTTGATATGACTTCTCTTCTTGGAGGAACCGATGTTGTCTTCTCCTCTCTCATCCATTCATTTGGTTGGTTAGTTTCAGCGCTCTTAACCTACCTATATTTTTTTCTGGATGAGAAACACCAGCCTGTTCTTTTTCTCCGTGTAAATTGCTTGTGCTCGTTCTTGAACTGTTATTCTGCTTATGCAAAAATTTGGCACCACCCAGGCAACTCCAGTGTTATAAGACCTCTATTAACTAATGATTTTGAATAGAAAAATTCGGcatcaaatttttgttaactTGATATTGCAGTTTATTCAATAATACTTGTATATGGATCTTACGAGCATCTATTTCTGGATTGTTCTTTTCTATTACACATAACCTAGCAACTGTTcccttttttatgttttatttcaattttcagttAATGTATagtctctttcctttttttttggtataaaaTGATGTTCAACTTTTCTTTATGATGGAGTGTGGGTGGGTGTACTTTTGGTATCATGTTCAGTGAAGGGCATtggaatttcatttttaaatttatgattttgttttccttaGTTCTAATTGATTGGTCCAACTTCAGGAACCCTGCTACTTTTCTTCATGCATACACTTGTCTTCCTCTCGCTTATGGTACAAGACAAGCTGCAGGTGCGATATTACAAGATGTTGCTGATTCTGGCATTCTTTTTGCAATTTTAATGTGCAAACATAAGGTGAACTTTCATCTTCTTGGCCCCCTTCCTGTCCCTTAGTTCAGCGTATCATGTTCTCCATAGAATATATAAGAATTGAATCTAGATTGCAGGTTATCAGTCTTGTTGGTGCTCAAAAGGCTTCTCTTCATCCCGATGATATGTTACTACTTGCCAACTTTGTGATGTCATCAGAGTCCTTTAGgttagtttcaaattttaggtTATATTATTCTGCTTCATGTAGAACAACCAAATTTTGCATCTGGCATGAGCTCAATAAATGAACTTTGGCACAGCTGTAGGAAGTTTActgattttcttattttctggAACAATGTTCAGTTCACTGCTTCTTGGTGGTGGTTTCACACTTTGAGCAATTCTTTTGTAACTAGCTCTTGGTGGTGGTTTCGGGACTAGAAGGTGTTTTTGTATTAGCTTCTGTTTTGGGAGGGGGAGTTCTCTCGGGCcttatattctttttgttcaataCATCCTTTCAGGTTTCttataagaagaaaaggggaagaaaaggggaaaaaaaggaaaaaaaaaaaaaacttttgcaCAAATGAAGCTGTAATAGTTAATGTTCTGTCCTTATTAGATTGCTGCCTTTACATACCATTGCTACTTCATGTGGGAGATTGTATAATTGTTTCTTATACGTATGTGTGCTTTACATGCTTATATCTATGTATGTGAATGCACATGCACATATGCTCATAATAGTTAAATCACGATTGTAGTTTCCTGATTTCTTATAGAAACCCTAAGCTGTTTTCATTACTATGAGATATTCATTTGATTTAAGAGGCAACGTCATTGTCTTTGTGAAATTCAAACAggtttcttcatcatcttctatTGTCTGTTTTGTGTTTTACCTTTCATTCCCATGTCTTTCCAGATTCACTCTTTTATAACTTCACATTAGGCTCTTCTGATGAATGAGCTGTGGGTACTTTAGATATCTTTGATTCGGTTGATGTGGATTATCTTAAATTGACGTCTTATCAATACTCAAGTggttaatttttcattttatcttttaaccCTTTTAATGCAGGACATCCGAGTCTTTCTCTCCAATATGCCTTCCAAGATACAATCCTATGGCATTTTTGTATGCATATGTTCATTATTTCGATGTGAGTGAGACTgttcctttaaattttattaggtAAAATACACATGTGGTCTAGGATTCAATTTAGTCTCTATGTGGTTCCCCGGTCTTCATGGctaacatttttattctttgaaatCTATAATTAGTTTCTATTTTGTCCTCGAGGTATTGACATGAAATTAGGCTGATAGGAGGAAAATATGTTGCCGTGTAAGTTTTGTGATGCAAGTGTGGTGGTCTTTTATAACTAAGTTAACGATGGAGAAGACGGCATATCTAGACTAGAGAGTAAATAGGAATCTCTTCTGTGGATGAGAAGCAGATTCTGGCTGTAGTGAGTATGAGGTAGGGAGAGAGGAACTCTCAACTTCTCCTAGACTTGTACTTCTTTGAAACTTTTTGAATGAAGTGGACTCTAGATTCATGACTTAATGACTTTAagattttctgttttgtttcaaCGTAGTATCAGAGATCTTAATTGCAAAACTCCTACCGTGTTTTCTTCACCctcatttaatattaatagtCTAAACGTTAAGAGTCCAATTCTTTTCCATTGTAGACTGCTGCCATTAGTAAGAATGGAAGTATTGTGATTTTCTTTATCGGCTGAACTCTTGTAATTTAATAGGTTTATAGTGTGGGTATAAATAACTGTGATGTTGTATATATTATCCTCACTGTATATTGACGGAATAAATGTTTTGTGGCAGGCTAACACTTACTTTATGCTCCTTACAACTAATTCAGATTCCTTCTATCACTTAAAGGAATGCAGGTGAATAGATGTCATATGTCAGTACTTTAGAGTGTATTTTGGCTGTCAACTAAGGCAAAAAATGGAATATGTTTTTACCATCCATAATGTTTGTTTTCCTTACACTGAATATCCTGTCCGGCCAACCCACCTGACATACTTTTACAAATTCAGGTCGGCTACATAAATTGCATTTAAGTTTGACCAAATTACTTTCTTTCtatcaagatttttttttcctgaccCTCTTTATCATGTATTTTAGAAGGATGATGCACTATATAAAATGTCATGATTAAAATGCATATTGGAGCAACATAAGatgactttgaaaattttgtcaaGAGTTAGGCTGATCACAACCTCATTATGCCTTTATGATTATTTCAACCTCAAGCCAACTACACAAAGCAgtttttcttgttattgtAAGACGTTTGTTGGGTGCTTATTCAATGATTGATAGttgatactttttttttctttgcatgTTCTGGTTGACACTTCAGGATTCGGATTGAGACTGTCCTTTTGAAGTCAAATGTTCTTAGTGAAGTTCAGAGATCTATGTTAGATGGTGGGATGCATGTTGAAGATGTGCCTGTTGATTCTTTGCCTCGCTATAGAACCATATCTCCTCATTTGGGCCAACAAAGAGTTCCATCAGAATTTACTGAAAGATTCAAGGAATCTTCTGCTGGGATGGGTGGTCCTGGTGGACTCTGGCATTTCATTTACCGCAGTATATATCTGGATCAGTACGTTGCTTCTGAATTTTCATCTCCAATTAGCAGTCGTCAACAACAGAAGAGGTATTTGTGGCAAATTTCTAAAATCCCATACAATAACTTTTAGATGGCTTTTCCTTCTTATTAATCATGCATTTTGAgattgtaaattttatttccttgcatatttgttttgatttatttatcattGCAGACTGTACAGAGCAtaccaaaatatttatgattctATGCATGATAAAGAAATTGGCCCTCACAAAACCCAGTTTAGAAGAGATGAAAACTATGGtacgttttttcttttcccttgaCATTTCCAATTGGATTAATACAATCATTTAATTGAGTTTTCATAATTATACTGCCTTTCACTCTTGATGGtaaggttttttcttttttcttattgtcTTTTCATCCAAATTCACAACTTTATTGGCCATATCTGTTctttattcattatatttctttttatcagAATCAGACGTTTTCCTTTGACTTTAGTttctcttatatatatttttttccgaTTATCCATCACAATCAATTTCTGCTCTACTACATCTATTTTATCCCTTTGGACTTTGTCTATTCTATATCACCAATCCACCACCCTGCTaaggaatttgatttttgttggaGTTTTTTCATTCCAGAGCCTTAATCAAAGTATGCCCCACGTTCAACATATTATTAGTGTGAACATAAATTTTTACAATAAGAACCAATACCTTCTAATTTGCAGAATCTTGTATAGTATGCTTAGGTTTGAATTATGCTAGAGGAGAGAATCTGTTTCAGCTGCATTAAGCTCATTATCTGCTTAGATATAAAGATGCATGAACATACAGACAATCAAGTCTTAATGTTGGTTTTTATTGGCAGTTCTACTCTGCTGGGTCACCCAAGATTTTGAGCTTTATGCAGCATTTGATCCATTGGCTGATAAGGTATTTCTTTTTGTCAGATTTATGAGTATTCTGGTTggctaaaaaattatttgtatgaAGGCATAGTGACCATATTCTTGCATGTTGGTCTTCCATGATTGTTGATATGgtgaattttaattctattctttttttcttacaagAAAATCACTTTTTGTTGATGCTTGAAAAGTTACACACTTGAAACTTCTAGCTAAACAATATGAACTCTAGCTATTAGAACCTCAACTCTTCAATACATGAACGGTTTATTGGATTTAACTCCTAATGTTAAAAACAAGAGCTTGGACATGATTTAGATGCACGAAGTTTGTGGAGGAATAGTTTCTCGTACtcataatttgaaatgaaGGAACGTAAGAATCTTGAAAGATAGTCTCCAAAACCTTATGAGTTATTTGGAGGATGACGTTTCATGTATCTTAGCTAGTTGGCTTTTCTGCTTATAGAG
This genomic interval from Cucurbita pepo subsp. pepo cultivar mu-cu-16 chromosome LG20, ASM280686v2, whole genome shotgun sequence contains the following:
- the LOC111783366 gene encoding vacuolar fusion protein MON1 homolog, encoding MSSGLSSLSSSDELDNFNPRTSPTTPPKPLEEELASLALTLPPPELLSDQEDVNVVSDGSAADGFGFGIQRSDEESRVGVVCEENVVGNSAAAVVEGATGNSVREGIDGTGVVWGRTNSEIEVDRPVSPSSSGYAGERGSSGASSGRSEMDGIADDEIQELNDDASVGDNSNSVHSWVPGKRHGDEDDASISWRKRKKHFFVLSHSGKPIYSRYGDEHKLAGFSASLQAIISFVEDGGDRVKWVRAGKHLVVFLVKGPIYLVCISCTEEPYESLRGQLELIYGQMILILTKSVNRCFERNPKFDMTSLLGGTDVVFSSLIHSFGWNPATFLHAYTCLPLAYGTRQAAGAILQDVADSGILFAILMCKHKVISLVGAQKASLHPDDMLLLANFVMSSESFRTSESFSPICLPRYNPMAFLYAYVHYFDANTYFMLLTTNSDSFYHLKECRIRIETVLLKSNVLSEVQRSMLDGGMHVEDVPVDSLPRYRTISPHLGQQRVPSEFTERFKESSAGMGGPGGLWHFIYRSIYLDQYVASEFSSPISSRQQQKRLYRAYQNIYDSMHDKEIGPHKTQFRRDENYVLLCWVTQDFELYAAFDPLADKAMAIKICNRVCQWIKDVENEVFLLGASPFSW